One Sporosarcina sp. FSL W8-0480 genomic window, TAAATTGATTGTGCTAAGAGAAAACGAATCATACAAGTTTAAAAGCATACATTTGTAATTCAGCGGAAAAAAGTTGAGAACGCTCCCTTCGTGAAAACTTATCGATCATTTCCCGAAGTATATCAATCATTTCCCAACATTTATCGATTATTTCGAAGGAGTTATCGATCATTTCCCAATATATATCGGTTATTTCCCGGGATATATGGTCATTTTGGGACCTTTGGCTCAACAGGGACACTTTCAAAATGACGAAATTTTCATGTTTGTGTTGGATAAATATGGTAGACTGGTAAAAATGGGGGTGTTGTGATGAATTCATCCAATAAGGTGTTATCTTTGCGTGACGTCACAATGAGATATGGTACGAAGACCGTATTGAATGGTGTGAACTTGGAAGTGGAGCGCGGGCAGATCATCGGTTACATTGGTCCGAATGGTGCCGGAAAAAGTACGACTGTGAAAATTATGCTTGGATTGATAAATGATTATAAAGGTCAGGTGGAAATATTCGGACAGAATATCGCTTCGGGGAATCCATCTTACAAGAAACGGATTGGTTATGTGCCGGAGCAGGCGGAGCTGTACGATAATCTTACGGCGATGGAATACTTGGCGTTTACCGGGGAGTTATATGGACTTGATCGGAAATTCGCGGAAGAGAAAGCGCAAAAGCTTATAGAGGAATTCGAGTTAGGTCATGTGATGCACTCGAGAATTTCTTCATTTTCAAAAGGGATGAAGCAGAAAGTGCTTATCATTTCGAGCCTGCTCCATAATCCAGATCTATTGTTTTTTGATGAACCATTGAGTGGACTCGACGCAAACAGCATGATGGTCATTCGGGAAATGTTAGCGCAATTGGCTGCGCAAGGGAAAACAATATTTTATTCCTCACATATCATGGATATCGTTGAGAAAATCAGCACTCGGATTGTTCTGTTAGTCAATGGAGTTGTTGTTGCGGATGGCAGTTTCGAGGAATTACAGGAGAGAAGTGAAGAAGGTTCGCTGTCGGGCATCTTCAACCAACTGACAGGATTCACGGATCATGCAAGCAGAGCGGAGCGGTTCATCTCGATCGTAGAAGGCGGAGCTGCCGATGAATGAGTTTCGGACGCTAACATTCCTCTCCAAATTAAAATGGATTTTTGTGAAGGCGGGAATTGATTACAACGCAATGGAAACGATACTTCGCATGAAATTGACGATGGATGGCAGACGTACACCGACGATTTTCACTGGACAGAAGAAGAAGGAAGGCAATCAGTTCCTGAAGTCCTTATGGATCTACGGGCTGTATGGCCTTATGATTATCCCGTTTATGCTTTTCGGGGACGGTCATTACATCTTCCAGATGAGTATCGTATTCGGTATCATGATGTTCATCTTGGCAACAACGATGGTATCCGATTTCTCCACTGTGTTGCTCGATATTCGCGATAAAACGGTTCTACAGACGAAGCCCGTGAGCAGTAGGACGATCAACACGGCGAAGATTATCCATATATTGATCTATATGTTTTTCATAACGGGTTCTTTCATCGCAATTCCTCTTGTTGTGGGGCTGTTCAAAAATGGAATTGTATTCACGCTTGTCTTTCTTACGGCATTGATATTGACGATGCTTTTCGTAGTCGTTTTCACTTCGCTAATGTATTTTTTAGTCTTGCGCTTTTTCGATGGCGAAAGACTGAAGGATATCATTAATTATGTGCAAATCATTTTGTCCGTAGGCGTTATCATTGGGTATCAAGTCCTGATCCGTGCATTCGATTTTGCTGACTTGGAATTGGCGTACACATTCAACTGGTGGCATGTGTTTTTGCCGCCGGTGTGGTTCGGAGCTGCCTTCGAGTTATTGTTGAATCAAGACTTTTCCACAACACTCATTCTTTTATCAACGTTCGCCTTGGTCATACCAATCATTTCAATATTTATTTACGTAAAGCTGATGCCTTCATTTGAACGTAATATGGATAAGTTGATGGGTGGGTCGAAAAGTAGGAAAAGGTCAGGCCGGTTGATGGAATTATGGGGTCGGGTCTGTTGCCGAAACAGGGAAGAGAGGATGTTCTTCCGTTATGCATCATTGATGATGAAACAGGAACGGAATTTTAAACTTAGAGTGTATCCCTCCCTTGGATTCGCCTTCATCTTTCCATTCATTTTCATCTTTACGGAATTGCAGATGAGAACGCTTGAAGATATCTCTACGGGTAGCATGTTTTTGCTCATCTATTTCGGGAACATGATGGTTCCGACAATTATCCATACGCTACAGTTTTCCGATAATTATAAAGGAAGTTGGTTATTTCGGGCATCGCCGATCCAACAACCCGCAGCTGCATATAGCGGGACGTTGAAAGCATTTTTAGTGAAATTGTATGTGCCGGTTTTCCTGTTGCTGTCAATCGCGTTCATCGCCATTTTCTCGACGCGAATTTTACCGGACTTGTTCGCGGTGTTTTTAGGGGCAATCCTTCACTCGTTGCTAACATATAAATGGATGAATGCAGGTGAATTTCCGTTCACGGAGTCATTTGAATTTGCACAAGCGGAAGGATCAGTGAAGATGTTTTTGATCAGTCTTGGAGCAGGGATTTTCGTCATTGCACATTTGATCGCGAATGCGGTTGTTGGCGGGATTTATGTGTATATCGTGTTGTTGTTGATAGCGGTGTTTTTTGGTTGGCGTAAGGTGTTTCCGTTAAAGGGTGGAGAGATTGGATAGAACGCAAAAAGGATGCGCATCGAGGTGCATCCTTTTTTGGTGTTTATGCGTGTTTGGAGTGATTTATGCGTGATTGTCGGAGTTTATAAGCTTTTGGGACGTTTTATGCGTGATTGCGGGGATTTATGAGCTTTTGGTGGAATTTATGCGTTTTTGGATTAGCGAAGGCGATTTATAGTGGAGGATAATGATTTTTTATCCACCCTGTTATAGTGGTAAGATATAAGAAAACAATTGTTCCCAGAAGGAGACGAGCTAATGGGGATTCATTTAACTCAAAACAAAATAATGGATTTATGTGGCTCCGTTTCGTTCAAACGGGGCGAAATGTATTACCGTGCAGGGAAAGTGATCTTAAAAGAACTTAATGATAATTATTGCAAAGCGATTGTGGAGGGGAAGGAAAACTTCCATGTGACGATTGAAAGTGATGGTGAAATTCGGACGGAATGCAGTTGTCCGACTTTGCCTTTTTATAGATACAAATGTCAGCATGTGGCGGCGGTTTTGATTGCTATGAATGAACAGATGGAAGTGACGACCGAACAGGCATTGACGGAGGGCCTGCTTTCCCTTTTCGATAGCAAGCCAAGGCCAAGTGGGCATCAGCTACATTTTGAAGATAGGGAAGTGTTGGAGTTAACCTTCACTTTATCGCCGGTCCCGACTAATAAAGGTTTTGTGTTAGGCATTGATCTGCAAATAGAAGGCGTATTGGTGGGGGACGTTCGGCAGTTTTTGGAGGATGTGAATGAAGGGCGGACAAGCTCATTGAATTCCGCCTTTACATTTGACGTTAACCTTCATTGTTTCAAGCGGGAGGCGGATGCTGTCTTACAAAGACTAATTGAGATTAACAGTGGAGCACAAACCTTCCGTGGGGGCGTTCCGCGAACATTGGTCATCCCCCCTGCCGCTTGGGAAAAGGTTCTTTCGGATTTGAATGAAGCACCGGAAGTTTATATGGAAACCTACGGCAAGCCTGCAGCACGTTTACGTATCCAGGAAACGGGCCTACCAGTAAAGTTCAATTTCATAAAAAGACCGGAGAAGGGGCATTTCTTAAAAATTGACGGGTTGGATCATGTCCTTATGCTGCAACCTTATAATCTTGTCCTTTGTGATTTGCAATTGTTCCAAATGTCGAGTGAGGATTGTAAGCGGCTCGCGGATTTGAAACAGATGGTTGAAACGTCGGGCACGCATCATCTCCCGATATCTAATGAACAAATTGGTTTTTTCATTGAAAAGGTAGTTCCGGGGTTGCGGAGAATCGGGGAAGTCCAACTTGATGAAACGGTTTTGGACCAACTTGTGAAATCCCCACTGAATGCAAAACTGTATTTGGACCGGGTGAATAACAGATTGCTTGCGAGCCTTGAATTCCAATACGATCATATCGTCATCAACCCCTTAATCGAGCGGGAGTTGCCGGCTAACTCCGTTTTAATCCGTGACTTGGAAAAGGAAGAGAAAATCCTACAGATAATGGAGGAAAGTTCATTTGCCCAGACGGATGAAGGCTATTTATTGCATAACGAGGAATTGGAGTATGAGTTCCTTTACAATGTACTGCCGCGGATTGAGAAATTAGTGCGTGTCTATGCAACGACTGCGATCCGGATTCGGATTTTTAGAGGGAGCGCCAAACCGCGTATCCGGGTGAAAGCGTTTGAGGAAAAAACGAATTGGCTTGAATTCAAGTTCAGCATGGATGGCATCCCAGACAAGCAGATCCGAGAAATACTTCAGGCACTTGAGGAAAAGAGGAAGTATTATCGATTGAAAAGCGGTGCCCTTCTTTCACTCGAAACGAGGGAATTTGAGGAAATTCGCCGGTTTATGAATGAAGTGCCCGGTGAGTTGGATGAACTCGAAAAGGGTTTAAATATGCCAATTATTAGGGGGCTTCGATTTTTGGACTCTGTCGGCAACGATGAACTGCTTGCTGTTGAGGAATCGGCACGTCAGTTTCTTGGACGACTTCTACATCCGGAAAATTCCGCGTGGGACATACCATTGTCTATGGAAAACATATTACGCGATTACCAAAAAAACGGTTTTAAATGGATGAAAACAATTGCTGAATTTGGGGTCGGCGGGGTGCTGGCGGATGATATGGGGCTCGGTAAAACATTGCAAAGCATTGCGTTCATCGTTTCCGAATTACCGAAGCTCCGCAGAGAAAAGCGGCAAGTGCTCATCATTTGTCCTTCTTCGCTAACATATAACTGGTTGAGCGAGCTGAAGAAGTTTGCACCAGAGATTGATGCAATCGTGTTGGATGGGAATAAAAAGGAGAGGGCTGAGAAACAAGCAGATGCGGCAGACAAAAATGTCCTGATCACCTCCTATCCATTGATACGGCGAGATATTGCCTGGTACGAAAAGCAGAATTTCCATACGGTGTTTTTTGACGAAGCGCAAGCGTTTAAAAACCCGTTCACACAGACTGCGAGAGCGGTGAAAAAGTTACAGGCGACCCATCGGTTTGCATTGACGGGAACGCCTATCGAAAACTCATTGGAGGAATTATGGTCGATCTTCCACGTCGTTTTTCCCGAACTGTTCATGGGCTTGCGGGAATTCAGCGAGCTTACACGGAAGTCGGTTGCACGGCGCATCCGTCCATTTTTACTCCGGCGGATGAAAGAGGATGTCCTTGAGGAGTTGCCGGAGAAGATTGAGTCAATCGAGTCTTCGGAATTGCTGCCGGAACAGAAGGAGTTATACGCCGCCTATTTGGCGAAGCTGCGTCATGATACATTAAGGCATTTAGATAAGGATACATTACGGAAGAATAAAATTCGGATTTTGGCGGGTTTGACGAGACTACGTCAAATTTGCTGCCATCCGGGGTTATTCGTGGACGGCTATGAAGGAAGCTCGGCGAAATATGAGCAGTTGAAGCGATTGATCGGGGAATCTCAGCGTGCAGGAAGGCGGGTGTTAATCTTCTCGCAGTTCACGAAAATGCTTGATATCATCGGTAGGGATTTGGCGATGGAAGGTACACCGTTCTTTTATTTGGATGGGTCGACGCCTTCAGAAGAACGGCTCGAACTATGCGACCGATTTAACGCGGGTGAGCGTGACCTGTTTTTGATTTCATTGAAAGCAGGCGGGACGGGATTGAACCTCACGGGAGCGGATACCGTCATATTATACGACCTATGGTGGAACCCGGCGGTTGAGGAGCAGGCAGCGGACCGCGCGCACCGTATTGGACAGCAAAACGCCGTCCACGTCATTAAGCTTGTTGCACGCGGAACGGTTGAGGATAAAATGAACGAGTTGCAAGATAGGAAAAGGGATTTAATAGGTGAAGTCATTGACGCGGAAACGGGTTCATTATTGACAGAAGAAGATATAAAGGATTTGTTAGAAATTTAATGCTGTTTAAGTGTCGCTGGATACGATGATACTGAAGTTGAGGTGAATCAGTTGAAAGCATTTAAATTCTTGATTGGGACAGTGGCGGTACTCGCCCTTATTGTATTTGGCGTCTATCATTTTGGCACGAAATTCATTGCGGATGAAGTGATGGGCCAAGTTGCTGCGGAACTTGAGTCTACCGGTCAGTTGGACGATTTGAAAAAGGAAATCCAAAATAATCCGGAGTTGCGTACGTTCATTGAAGAAGGGAAAAACGCGGATAGCTCTAAGCTGCCGTTCAAAACGAAAGAAGAAGCAACCCGCGTATTGCTGAAGAAGTTTGATCTTGCCGAAATCAACGATATTCAAGTTAAAGTGCGTCAAGGCATGACAGCAACCGAGCAAGAGGAGCTGTTGACTAAGATTCAAAGCAAGCTGACGGAGGAAGAAATGCTTGCGTTGAAAGCTTTGGCTTATAAAGAGCTGTTTAAATGAAAAACCGCTTCAGTCGGAGGTGACTGGAGCGGTTTTTTGTCGGGAAATTAGTGTTTTGCCGGCTAAAGGAAGTCCGTTTAAAACTTATTGGTCATTTCCCGAAAGTTATCGATCATTTCCCGAGTTATATCGATCAATTGGAAGAGGATATTGATTATTTCCCTGATTATATCGGTTATTTCCCGCAATATATGGTCGTTTTGTGACCTTTGACCTAATTGATTCGTGAAGTTTCCTAATGGTTTTTATGTCCGCAATATAGACTCTTCCCTTATTTTCTCCTTCACTGGGAATTTCCATCTGCATTAATAATCGTTTTGCTTTTTGCCGACAATCTAATCGTAAAAACTGCCGACATTCTTTATTTGTAAAGCGATAACCAATCAACATAAAGTAATCCACTATCGCTTGAACATGGGCTTTCTCGTCAACATGACCGCATTGTTGACAGCCCCATCCGTTGTAAATCGAAGTCATTCCATGAATGCCACAATGCACACAATAAACTCCCGTAATAAGTTCAGCCTGCTGAATACCATATTTCGATATCAATGGAAAGGGATCATACTCGCGATGGGCGCTATGAAGCATATTCGCGATTTCCTCGAGAGGAAGCGAATTGGGATTGCTGTGAAATGAGTGAAGTCTACGAAGAAAAATAGGGATTGTAAAGGGGAAAAGGAGCTGCAAATCTTTACGGTGGTTCACGAATTGTTGTTGCGGTCTGGGGAAAACCGCTGCATGATGTATGGGAATGGAAAGCTGATGTGCATGAAACCAATCTTCAAGGAGCATTTTATTTCGCTCAAGTTGGACGGATGGACATTCAAAGGCGTCGACTTGTCCATTTTCAAGGGTACGCGTCAGTTGATTATACTCTTCACGGAAATTGATCTGGCCGGCAATGTTTTTCATTTCGAGGATGACTGCTCCTTGCTGACAGAGGAAAAGTGTATCAATCTGGAATTTACCGGTAGATTGGAGATTCAAATCGTGAAGGATGTAATGTTCGAAAGGGAACTGGTATTTCTGGAAAACATCCGCCAGTATTCTTTCGCCGTTATCACCGGCGCGGGTTATCCTTAGTTCATTCTCGATATCTGCATAGCGAGGGTGACTCTTCGGCAGCCGTCGCAGAAGTGCCTCCAATCCGGTTGCTTTTAAAGAACTTGTCTTTTCCTTTACGATCAATTAAACATCGCCTCCTTTAAACTATAATGTCATTCTATCATACTAATTAGATAACTTCCTCGATTTACATAGGCAAATAATCCATCTCCCTTTATAATTAGCCTATGGAACATGAGGAGGAATAAGATGTTAACGACTGAACAGCTACAGAAAATCGCAAACTTGCAAAAAGAATGCGAAACACATGACGGGATTTTATTGAAATTAAACTGGGATATGCTTCGTCAACGTGAAAATCATTCGATGGATTTCTTTCATTACGTGGATGGCGAGCTTGTTGCGTATTTGGCCCTTTACGGATTTGGCTCAACCGTGGAAGTTTGCGGGATGGTGAAGCCTGCCCATCGAAATCAAAACCACTTTACAAATTTATGGAAACAAGCGCTGCCGGTCATCAAAGAAAAGGGGTATAAAAAAGTCTTATTGAATGCACCTTCCACTTCCGAATCGGCAAAAGGTTGGCTCAAGAATCTGCCATGCACCTATGACCTTTCTGAATACCAAATGGTGTGGAAATGGCGGTCTTTGGAAGAAAGCAGTGGTATCCAATTAAGGCAATCCACTGAGGATGATGTCCCGTTTGAAATCGAATTGGATGTATTAGGCTTCGGCATGTCGCAGGAAGACGCTGAAATTCATCAACAAGAAGTGAAAAATTATCCAAATGACACACATTTCATCATTGAAGCGGATGGCAAAAGCGTTGGCAAGATCAGAGTGAGCCGGAATGATGGCGAGTCCTATATTTATGGATTTGTCGTTCACCCCGACTTCCAAGGCAATGGATATGGCCGCCAAGCATTGCAAGCAGTCGTCCATATGGAACAGCCTTCCGGCAACCCGATCAGACTTGAAGTGGAAGCGAAAAACCGCAATGCGCTTCGTCTATATGAGTCAATTGGATTCCAAACAGTCCAAGGACAGGATTATTATCTTTGGGATGAATAAAGAAAAAAGTTCGGCGTTTGCCGAACTTTTTTGTTGCCGAAAAAGGCGTCATTATAGTTATGCCTGGTCAAACAGTTTCCGCATCTCACTATCTCTACGCCCGCGTTCTTCTTCATCCGCCAAGTCATATTTCTTCAGCAAATGGAAAAAATCATTCAGTATCTCTTGGTCACGTCTCTCATTTAGGAAACGGACGCCACTTTCATATATTCCCGCTGGAAGAAAAACTTGTTGCTCTTTCAATTTCGCTAAAACGTCTTCCATTGAGTGGTCGATTGTACATCTACTCACGTTAAAAACCTCCCCATTTTAAGTTATTCAGCAACAAACTCACTCATCAACCCATGCATATTATCCTCGGTATCTTTAAAGAACACCATCCAAGTTTCCGTTTGCCCCATCTTCGCGACCATATGTGGTTTGTCGATGAAAACAATTCCTTTGGCCTTGTAGTTTTCATAAGCCTGTTGGATGTCCTCCACGTGAAAATAAAGGACAGAGCTTGGGTGTGCGAATTCTTCTTTTTCGGGTAGGCTTACGAATAAACGCACACCGCCGCAATCGAAAAACGCCATTACGTCATTGTTGAATAATAGTTGCAAGCCTAATTTGTCTTTGTAAAATGCCGTTGCCCGTTCGATATCTTTTGCCGGTACCCCAATTTGTCCGATTTGCTTGATTTCCCCCATCTGAAACTCTCCCTTTTGAATAAATTTCCTTAATCATACCATTTTCGGAGTAATCAAACACAGATTTTAATTAGGTTAGGCAATGTATATGGATAGGTATTAAGTCATGAAATGACGAACGCGGTTTCCATGATAATTTCATGGAACCGCGTTTTGGCAATTATCCACGAAGCCAAGTACAATGAGGCGATAGGGAAGGTGGTTTTCGTATGAATGAAAAGGAGTATGACAAACTTCTTCAAATAAAAACAGCTGGAACGCTTGAATTGTTAAGCCAGTCGCCTCATTATAACCGCTATGAAGCGACGCCTTATGAGGCACTTGATGTGCTTTTCGGGGAGTACAAGTTGACTCCGGAGGATGGGTTTGTCGATTTCGGCTGTGGCAAGGCACGTGTTTCGTTTTATGTCCATCATCATTTCGGGGCATCCGTGACGGGCATCGAGATGAATGGGCAGCTTTATCAGGATGCGATTGTAAACTTGGTAAGTTATAGGCGGAAAGCGAAGCATGCCGGCGGTGCAATCCGTTTCGAACGTTGTTTGGCGGAGGAATATGAGATTGAGGCATCGGAAAATAGGTTCTACTTCTTTAATCCGTTCTCCATTCAGGTATTCATGAAGGTTGTCTGGAATATTCTTTGGTCCGCGGAGTCGGATACACGTTTGGTTGATATCGTCCTTTATTATCCAACAGCTGAATATGTGCAATTCATGAACAACCATACGCCGTTTGAGCTTTGGAAGGAAGTCAGGGTCGACCGGTTGTATGAGAAAAATGAAAATGAACGGTTTTTGATTTATCGAATGGGCGGGTGAGCGGGCTCTGTTCCGCTTATCGATCAATTGGAGCGATATATCGGTTATTTCCCTGGACTTATCAATCATTTCCCGGAAGTTATCGGTTATTTCCCCAGATATATCGATCATTTCCCGGGATATATGGTTATTTTGTGACCTTTGAACTACAAGGAAACCCGGATAAATTAGTTTTTTATTGGCCAAAGGCATTCGGCGCGACTCGACCCGTCCGCGGGCAATAGATATTGCCCGCGAATACGGCGGTTCGCGCCGAATGCACTTAACCAATCAATCATAATAAATGCATCGCAGCCTCGGCTTCGTCCCATGGAACTGGATAGCCTTTGCCTTTTGCGCAGAAAATTGACGTTGATGTGTATTCTGGGTCGGCGTCCTTATTGTAGCCGATTGCTTCAATCACTTCCGCCGCATTATGGCATTCATCATAACCGCCGAACTGCAATGTGAGCGCACCTTTTCCGTTCGTATAGGAAGCGAAAACGGTGCTGTAACTCATGAAAGTCGCTACAGGAACGCGGCCGATCACGACTGTTTTACCTCCGATTGTTTCGGGTGCGCTAAAAGTTCCGGATGCTTGCTGGATATCGGAAAGTACGCGCCCGATATGATCCATCTCGACTTTGATCTTAAAATCATAATAAGGCTCCAACAAGACATTGTCGGCTTTCTCCAACCCTTGCCGCAACGCACGGAAAGTAGCTTCCCTGAAATCGCCGCCAGATGTATGCTCGTTATGACCCCTACCCGTCAGCAATGTGATTTTTACGTCGGTCAATGCGGAGCCTGTCAATAAACCATGATGTGGTCGTTCGAAAATATGGGTTCGCACAAGGTTTTGATTGCCGATGGATAAATCGTTGGCGTGGCATACATTGTCAAAGGAAATCCCGCTGTCCCGCTCCGCCGGTTCAATTTTCAAATGAACTTCTGCGTAATGTTTCAGCGGTTCGAAATGGCCGTAGCCGTTTACAGGGCCTCGAATTGTTTCTTTATAAAGGATTTTAGGATCGCCGAAAGACACGTCGAATTGAAAGCGTTCATTGACAATTTGCTTCAACACTTCAAGTTGGATGACGCCCATCACATGGACATGGATTTCTTGGACTTGTTCATTCCAAATAACATGCAATGAAGGGTCTTCCGCATCCAACATTTTGAAGCAACGGAGTACATCCTTTACATGGGTGGTTGAATCGAAAATGACTTTTGACGTTAACGTAGGTATGAGGTCAAATTCCACCCCGTCAGTCAGAGCACCAATCGGATCCCCGGCACAAACTTCCGTTAATCCGGTCACCGCAATGATTTCACCGGCACGAGCCGTGTCAATCGCCTTGAACTTATTCCCATTATACTGTCTGATCTGTGTAATTTTCTCCGTCTTTCCACCATAGGAAATCTCATCCCGAACTTGTATAGCTCCATCAATCATCTTCAAAAATGTCACACGCTGTCCGTTTTTGTCATGCCGGACCTTATAGACACGTGCCGCGAAAGCGCCTGAATCTGAATAATCGGTAACGGTGAGTTGGTCGAAACCCCTAAGAAATTCAAGGACTCCAATATCTTTTAATGCAGAGCCATGTCCATATGCAAAAACCTCACGCCTGCCGATCATCCGTTTCAACGCATCCAGCCAAACCGCTTCATCGTATCCACTATCCATATACCGATCAAGCAATATCTCATCACGCTCTGCGATGAATTCAATTAGTTCCTCCGACAAACC contains:
- a CDS encoding ABC transporter ATP-binding protein; amino-acid sequence: MNSSNKVLSLRDVTMRYGTKTVLNGVNLEVERGQIIGYIGPNGAGKSTTVKIMLGLINDYKGQVEIFGQNIASGNPSYKKRIGYVPEQAELYDNLTAMEYLAFTGELYGLDRKFAEEKAQKLIEEFELGHVMHSRISSFSKGMKQKVLIISSLLHNPDLLFFDEPLSGLDANSMMVIREMLAQLAAQGKTIFYSSHIMDIVEKISTRIVLLVNGVVVADGSFEELQERSEEGSLSGIFNQLTGFTDHASRAERFISIVEGGAADE
- a CDS encoding SAM-dependent methyltransferase, whose translation is MNEKEYDKLLQIKTAGTLELLSQSPHYNRYEATPYEALDVLFGEYKLTPEDGFVDFGCGKARVSFYVHHHFGASVTGIEMNGQLYQDAIVNLVSYRRKAKHAGGAIRFERCLAEEYEIEASENRFYFFNPFSIQVFMKVVWNILWSAESDTRLVDIVLYYPTAEYVQFMNNHTPFELWKEVRVDRLYEKNENERFLIYRMGG
- a CDS encoding GNAT family N-acetyltransferase; amino-acid sequence: MLTTEQLQKIANLQKECETHDGILLKLNWDMLRQRENHSMDFFHYVDGELVAYLALYGFGSTVEVCGMVKPAHRNQNHFTNLWKQALPVIKEKGYKKVLLNAPSTSESAKGWLKNLPCTYDLSEYQMVWKWRSLEESSGIQLRQSTEDDVPFEIELDVLGFGMSQEDAEIHQQEVKNYPNDTHFIIEADGKSVGKIRVSRNDGESYIYGFVVHPDFQGNGYGRQALQAVVHMEQPSGNPIRLEVEAKNRNALRLYESIGFQTVQGQDYYLWDE
- a CDS encoding VOC family protein, whose product is MGEIKQIGQIGVPAKDIERATAFYKDKLGLQLLFNNDVMAFFDCGGVRLFVSLPEKEEFAHPSSVLYFHVEDIQQAYENYKAKGIVFIDKPHMVAKMGQTETWMVFFKDTEDNMHGLMSEFVAE
- a CDS encoding translation factor GTPase family protein, translated to MYKTIGIVAHVDAGKTTFSEQLLFHTNSIRQRGRVDHRDAFMDSHDIEKNRGITVFADQATFTFNDTHYTIIDTPGHVDFSPEMERAIQVMDFAIIIISAADGVEGHTETVWHLLKKHGVPTFFFLNKTDREGVALGTVLDEIRGSLTDNIFDMAELGEGGLSEELIEFIAERDEILLDRYMDSGYDEAVWLDALKRMIGRREVFAYGHGSALKDIGVLEFLRGFDQLTVTDYSDSGAFAARVYKVRHDKNGQRVTFLKMIDGAIQVRDEISYGGKTEKITQIRQYNGNKFKAIDTARAGEIIAVTGLTEVCAGDPIGALTDGVEFDLIPTLTSKVIFDSTTHVKDVLRCFKMLDAEDPSLHVIWNEQVQEIHVHVMGVIQLEVLKQIVNERFQFDVSFGDPKILYKETIRGPVNGYGHFEPLKHYAEVHLKIEPAERDSGISFDNVCHANDLSIGNQNLVRTHIFERPHHGLLTGSALTDVKITLLTGRGHNEHTSGGDFREATFRALRQGLEKADNVLLEPYYDFKIKVEMDHIGRVLSDIQQASGTFSAPETIGGKTVVIGRVPVATFMSYSTVFASYTNGKGALTLQFGGYDECHNAAEVIEAIGYNKDADPEYTSTSIFCAKGKGYPVPWDEAEAAMHLL
- a CDS encoding nuclease-related domain-containing protein; the protein is MIVKEKTSSLKATGLEALLRRLPKSHPRYADIENELRITRAGDNGERILADVFQKYQFPFEHYILHDLNLQSTGKFQIDTLFLCQQGAVILEMKNIAGQINFREEYNQLTRTLENGQVDAFECPSVQLERNKMLLEDWFHAHQLSIPIHHAAVFPRPQQQFVNHRKDLQLLFPFTIPIFLRRLHSFHSNPNSLPLEEIANMLHSAHREYDPFPLISKYGIQQAELITGVYCVHCGIHGMTSIYNGWGCQQCGHVDEKAHVQAIVDYFMLIGYRFTNKECRQFLRLDCRQKAKRLLMQMEIPSEGENKGRVYIADIKTIRKLHESIRSKVTKRPYIAGNNRYNQGNNQYPLPIDRYNSGNDR
- a CDS encoding SNF2 helicase associated domain-containing protein, with the protein product MGIHLTQNKIMDLCGSVSFKRGEMYYRAGKVILKELNDNYCKAIVEGKENFHVTIESDGEIRTECSCPTLPFYRYKCQHVAAVLIAMNEQMEVTTEQALTEGLLSLFDSKPRPSGHQLHFEDREVLELTFTLSPVPTNKGFVLGIDLQIEGVLVGDVRQFLEDVNEGRTSSLNSAFTFDVNLHCFKREADAVLQRLIEINSGAQTFRGGVPRTLVIPPAAWEKVLSDLNEAPEVYMETYGKPAARLRIQETGLPVKFNFIKRPEKGHFLKIDGLDHVLMLQPYNLVLCDLQLFQMSSEDCKRLADLKQMVETSGTHHLPISNEQIGFFIEKVVPGLRRIGEVQLDETVLDQLVKSPLNAKLYLDRVNNRLLASLEFQYDHIVINPLIERELPANSVLIRDLEKEEKILQIMEESSFAQTDEGYLLHNEELEYEFLYNVLPRIEKLVRVYATTAIRIRIFRGSAKPRIRVKAFEEKTNWLEFKFSMDGIPDKQIREILQALEEKRKYYRLKSGALLSLETREFEEIRRFMNEVPGELDELEKGLNMPIIRGLRFLDSVGNDELLAVEESARQFLGRLLHPENSAWDIPLSMENILRDYQKNGFKWMKTIAEFGVGGVLADDMGLGKTLQSIAFIVSELPKLRREKRQVLIICPSSLTYNWLSELKKFAPEIDAIVLDGNKKERAEKQADAADKNVLITSYPLIRRDIAWYEKQNFHTVFFDEAQAFKNPFTQTARAVKKLQATHRFALTGTPIENSLEELWSIFHVVFPELFMGLREFSELTRKSVARRIRPFLLRRMKEDVLEELPEKIESIESSELLPEQKELYAAYLAKLRHDTLRHLDKDTLRKNKIRILAGLTRLRQICCHPGLFVDGYEGSSAKYEQLKRLIGESQRAGRRVLIFSQFTKMLDIIGRDLAMEGTPFFYLDGSTPSEERLELCDRFNAGERDLFLISLKAGGTGLNLTGADTVILYDLWWNPAVEEQAADRAHRIGQQNAVHVIKLVARGTVEDKMNELQDRKRDLIGEVIDAETGSLLTEEDIKDLLEI